The genomic region CGGTGACATCCCGGCCACCGTGGTCCGCGAGACCGAGCGCACCCTGGCGTTCCGCGACATCAAGCCGCAGGCGCCCACCCACGTGCTGGTGATCCCCAAGGACCACTACCCGAACGCCGCCACGCTGGCCGCCGCGGACGCCGAGCTGACCGCCGCCGTCCTCTCCGAGGCCGCCGGGGTGGCCGCGGACGAGCACATCGCCGAGTCCGGCTACCGGCTGATCTTCAACACCGGCGCGGCCGCCGGCCAGACCGTCTTCCACGCTCACGTGCACGTGCTCGGCGGCGAGCAGTTCCACGAGGGCCTGGTTTGAGCCCCGATGTCCGCCCGTGAACTCGTCGTCCTCGGCACGGCCAGCCAGGTGCC from Kitasatospora azatica KCTC 9699 harbors:
- a CDS encoding histidine triad nucleotide-binding protein, yielding MADQRDPDCLFCKIVTGDIPATVVRETERTLAFRDIKPQAPTHVLVIPKDHYPNAATLAAADAELTAAVLSEAAGVAADEHIAESGYRLIFNTGAAAGQTVFHAHVHVLGGEQFHEGLV